One segment of Ricinus communis isolate WT05 ecotype wild-type chromosome 8, ASM1957865v1, whole genome shotgun sequence DNA contains the following:
- the LOC8271397 gene encoding late embryogenesis abundant protein D-7 has translation MASHDQSFRAGEATGRAEEKGNRATDTVKERAREARDKTYETGQHAKENTAEKAHETREKASETAEAAKDKTYEGKEKTKGVVQQTGDKVKNMAQKTADTVKSAFGMAHNGEDKDKAGHEQTTTYRETKY, from the exons ATGGCATCTCATGATCAGAGCTTCAGAGCTGGTGAGGCCACAGGCCGAGCTGAG GAGAAGGGTAACAGAGCTACTGATACGGTGAAGGAGAGGGCAAGAGAAGCCAGGGACAAGACCTATGAAACAGGCCAACACGCAAAAGAGAACACAGCAGAGAAGGCTCATGAGACAAGAGAGAAAGCGTCAGAAACAGCAGAAGCAGCTAAGGACAAAACCTATGAAGGGAAAGAGAAGACAAAGGGAGTGGTCCAGCAAACTGGGGACAAAGTGAAAAACATGGCTCAAAAAACTGCTGATACAGTGAAGAGTGCTTTTGGTATGGCTCATAACGGTGAAGATAAGGACAAGGCTGGTCATGAGCAGACTACTACATATAGGGAAACCAAGTATTAG
- the LOC8271398 gene encoding uncharacterized protein LOC8271398, translating to MASRGQDFSSGGQPQLKRDEHANHPSHQSRGPHDQSGQDQSYTTQATNFLQQTGEQVKSMAQGAAEAVKNTLGMTAESSPNPSNTSHPSNNPSNNPSNPSHSINQPATNPGNNPSDLSHSIHQPTTNPGGNASHRI from the exons atggCAAGCCGAGGTCAAGACTTCAGCTCCGGTGGTCAACCCCAA TTGAAGAGGGATGAGCATGCCAATCATCCATCCCACCAATCAAGGGGTCCTCATGACCAATCTGGCCAGGATCAATCTTACACTACTCAGGCCACCAACTTTCTTCAACAG ACTGGGGAGCAAGTGAAGAGCATGGCTCAAGGAGCTGCTGAGGCTGTTAAGAACACACTGGGAATGACTGCAGAAAGCAGCCCGAACCCAAGCAACACGAGCCATCCGAGCAACAATCCAAGCAACAACCCTAGCAACCCTAGCCACTCCATCAATCAGCCGGCTACCAATCCAGGCAACAACCCTAGCGACCTTAGCCACTCCATCCACCAGCCAACCACCAATCCAGGCGGTAATGCATCTCATAGGATTTGA
- the LOC8271400 gene encoding lys-63-specific deubiquitinase BRCC36 isoform X1 codes for MSLTSVKMSEDVWLTCLAHALSTETEEIMGLLLGDIEYSKNGSVTALIWGASPQSRSDRRKDRVETNPEQLAAASAQAERMTASTGRTTRVIGWYHSHPHITVFPSHVDVRTQAMYQLLDPGFIGLIFSCFSEDVNKVGRIQVIAFQSSDGKQNNTIRPISVSPVNRGYIDVESSLSSSEYTSVKSGSGRIESAELDTGDSRTAAGSSKGGGRSSDLGDFFANADANYVGRERIGGNYKTGNSDGAFFDIDPMDMSESMQEAMHRSNLDMSGAEYIRKEIPLHVLPTWALLKLDSPLTSFTDLQRVLYEEERGAYIQAMLQNMRDGKIHPLTFIHHTSTYQASMCKLIEYCLSPAINTLQDRLRENEIRLAMLTDEAKVLESETFRGSESASRSPHLVSSHGLRGSASSGARDMHNSSESLSVRAVASPGSRTRSGS; via the exons ATGTCTTTAACAAGTGTAAAAATGTCTGAAGATGTTTGGTTGACATGTCTTGCCCATGCATTGTCTACTGAAACTGAAGAGATCATGGGCCTTCTTCTCGGTGATATTGAg TACTCGAAAAATGGGAGTGTTACTGCACTAATCTGGGGAGCATCACCTCAGTCAAGATCTGATAGGCGAAAGGACCGCGTAGAGACAAATCCAGAACAGTTGGCTGCTGCATCAGCCCAAGCGGAG AGAATGACAGCATCAACAGGACGAACAACAAGGGTGATTGGGTGGTACCACTCGCATCCTCATATTACAGTTTTTCCTTCTCACGTGG ATGTGCGGACTCAGGCAATGTATCAACTTCTAGATCCTGGGTTTATTGGGCTAATTTTTTCCTGTTTTAGTGAAGATGTAAATAAG GTTGGGCGTATCCAAGTCATTGCTTTCCAGTCCTCAGATGGGAAGCAGAATAACACAATAAGGCCTATTTCTGTATCACCTGTAAATAGAGGTTACATAGATGTTGAATCATCTTTAAGTTCTTCAGAATATACATCAGTGAAATCTGGTTCTGGAAGGATTGAGAGTGCTGAACTAGACACTGGTGATTCAAGAACTGCTGCAGGATCAAGTAAG GGTGGGGGTAGATCTTCAGATTTGGGGGATTTCTTTGCAAATGCTGATGCCAACTATGTTGGGAGAGAGAGAATTGGAGGAAACTATAAAACTGGCAATTCAGATGGTGCATTTTTCGATATAGACCCCATGGATATGTCAGAGAGTATGCAAGAAGCTATGCACCGCTCAAATTTGGACATGAG TGGTGCAGAATacatcagaaaagaaattccTCTTCATGTTTTGCCAACCTGGGCTCTGCTTAAGCTTGATTCACCTTTAACATCATTTACGGATTTGCAACGTGTATTATATGAAGAGGAGCGGGGGGCATATATCCAAGCTATGTTGCAAAATATGAG GGATGGAAAAATACATCCTCTTACCTTCATACATCACACATCGACATATCAAGCTTCCATGTGCAAATTGATTGAATATTG TTTAAGTCCTGCCATAAATACACTCCAAGATCGCTTGAGAGAGAATGAGATACGG TTAGCAATGTTGACTGATGAAGCCAAGGTGTTGGAGAGTGAAACTTTTAGAGGGAGTGAATCAGCTTCTAGATCTCCCCACCTTGTTTCATCTCATGGTCTTCGAGGAAGTGCATCATCTGGTGCCAGAGACATGCATAACTCATCTGAATCTCTTAGTGTGAGGGCTGTTGCTAGTCCTGGTAGCCGAACCAGATCAGGATCTTGA
- the LOC8271400 gene encoding uncharacterized protein LOC8271400 isoform X2 encodes MTASTGRTTRVIGWYHSHPHITVFPSHVDVRTQAMYQLLDPGFIGLIFSCFSEDVNKVGRIQVIAFQSSDGKQNNTIRPISVSPVNRGYIDVESSLSSSEYTSVKSGSGRIESAELDTGDSRTAAGSSKGGGRSSDLGDFFANADANYVGRERIGGNYKTGNSDGAFFDIDPMDMSESMQEAMHRSNLDMSGAEYIRKEIPLHVLPTWALLKLDSPLTSFTDLQRVLYEEERGAYIQAMLQNMRDGKIHPLTFIHHTSTYQASMCKLIEYCLSPAINTLQDRLRENEIRLAMLTDEAKVLESETFRGSESASRSPHLVSSHGLRGSASSGARDMHNSSESLSVRAVASPGSRTRSGS; translated from the exons ATGACAGCATCAACAGGACGAACAACAAGGGTGATTGGGTGGTACCACTCGCATCCTCATATTACAGTTTTTCCTTCTCACGTGG ATGTGCGGACTCAGGCAATGTATCAACTTCTAGATCCTGGGTTTATTGGGCTAATTTTTTCCTGTTTTAGTGAAGATGTAAATAAG GTTGGGCGTATCCAAGTCATTGCTTTCCAGTCCTCAGATGGGAAGCAGAATAACACAATAAGGCCTATTTCTGTATCACCTGTAAATAGAGGTTACATAGATGTTGAATCATCTTTAAGTTCTTCAGAATATACATCAGTGAAATCTGGTTCTGGAAGGATTGAGAGTGCTGAACTAGACACTGGTGATTCAAGAACTGCTGCAGGATCAAGTAAG GGTGGGGGTAGATCTTCAGATTTGGGGGATTTCTTTGCAAATGCTGATGCCAACTATGTTGGGAGAGAGAGAATTGGAGGAAACTATAAAACTGGCAATTCAGATGGTGCATTTTTCGATATAGACCCCATGGATATGTCAGAGAGTATGCAAGAAGCTATGCACCGCTCAAATTTGGACATGAG TGGTGCAGAATacatcagaaaagaaattccTCTTCATGTTTTGCCAACCTGGGCTCTGCTTAAGCTTGATTCACCTTTAACATCATTTACGGATTTGCAACGTGTATTATATGAAGAGGAGCGGGGGGCATATATCCAAGCTATGTTGCAAAATATGAG GGATGGAAAAATACATCCTCTTACCTTCATACATCACACATCGACATATCAAGCTTCCATGTGCAAATTGATTGAATATTG TTTAAGTCCTGCCATAAATACACTCCAAGATCGCTTGAGAGAGAATGAGATACGG TTAGCAATGTTGACTGATGAAGCCAAGGTGTTGGAGAGTGAAACTTTTAGAGGGAGTGAATCAGCTTCTAGATCTCCCCACCTTGTTTCATCTCATGGTCTTCGAGGAAGTGCATCATCTGGTGCCAGAGACATGCATAACTCATCTGAATCTCTTAGTGTGAGGGCTGTTGCTAGTCCTGGTAGCCGAACCAGATCAGGATCTTGA